In the genome of Cronobacter malonaticus LMG 23826, one region contains:
- a CDS encoding L-cystine transporter, translating into MNLPLIANVVAFVVLLLLLARTRHTQWSLAKKVLLGLAMGVIFGLALHTIYGSDSETLKTSIQWFNIVGNGYVQLLQMIVMPLVFAMILSAVARLHNASSLGKISVLTIGTLLFTTLIAALVGVLVTNLFGLTAEGLVQGSAETARLNAIQTNYAGKVADLTVPQLILSFIPKNPFADLTGASPTSIISVVIFAAFLGVAALKLLKDDAPKGERVLAAIDILQSWVMKLVRLVMQLTPYGVLALMTKVVAGSNLQDIIKLGSFVVASYLGLGIMFVVHGILLAVNGVSPLRYFRKVWPVLTFAFTSRSSAASIPLNVEAQTRRLGVPESIASFAASFGATIGQNGCAGLYPTMLAVMVAPTVGINPLDPVWIATLVGIVTLSSAGVAGVGGGATFAALIVLPAMGLPVTLVALLISVEPLIDMGRTALNVSGSMTAGTLTSQWLKQTDKAILNSDDEAELAHR; encoded by the coding sequence ATGAATCTTCCACTGATAGCGAACGTTGTCGCGTTCGTGGTTCTGCTGCTGTTGCTGGCGCGCACGCGCCACACCCAGTGGAGCCTGGCAAAAAAAGTATTACTCGGTCTCGCGATGGGCGTGATCTTTGGCCTGGCGCTGCACACCATCTATGGTTCTGACAGCGAGACGCTGAAAACCTCCATCCAGTGGTTCAACATTGTCGGCAACGGCTATGTGCAACTGCTGCAGATGATCGTGATGCCGCTGGTGTTCGCGATGATCCTGAGCGCCGTGGCGCGTCTGCATAACGCTTCGTCGCTGGGTAAAATCAGTGTGCTGACCATCGGTACGCTGCTGTTTACCACGCTTATCGCGGCGCTGGTCGGCGTGCTGGTGACCAATCTCTTCGGCCTGACGGCGGAAGGTCTGGTGCAGGGCAGCGCGGAAACGGCGCGTCTGAATGCCATTCAGACTAACTACGCCGGTAAAGTCGCCGATCTGACCGTACCGCAGCTGATCCTCTCTTTCATTCCGAAAAACCCGTTCGCCGACCTCACCGGCGCAAGCCCGACGTCCATCATCAGCGTGGTGATTTTCGCGGCGTTCCTGGGCGTAGCGGCGCTGAAACTGCTGAAAGATGACGCGCCGAAAGGCGAGCGCGTGCTGGCCGCTATCGACATCCTGCAGAGCTGGGTGATGAAGCTGGTGCGTCTGGTGATGCAGCTGACGCCATACGGCGTGCTGGCGCTGATGACCAAAGTCGTCGCAGGCTCTAACCTGCAGGACATCATCAAGCTCGGCAGCTTTGTGGTCGCCTCCTATCTGGGCCTGGGCATTATGTTTGTGGTTCACGGTATCCTGCTGGCCGTGAATGGCGTCAGCCCGCTGCGTTACTTCCGCAAAGTGTGGCCGGTGCTGACGTTTGCCTTCACCAGCCGCTCCAGCGCGGCGAGCATTCCGCTGAATGTAGAAGCGCAGACGCGTCGCCTGGGCGTGCCGGAATCCATCGCCTCTTTCGCGGCGTCCTTTGGCGCGACAATTGGCCAGAACGGCTGCGCGGGTCTCTATCCGACCATGCTCGCGGTGATGGTCGCGCCGACGGTCGGTATTAACCCGCTCGACCCGGTGTGGATCGCAACGCTCGTCGGCATCGTGACCTTAAGCTCCGCCGGTGTGGCGGGCGTCGGCGGCGGTGCGACCTTCGCCGCGCTGATCGTACTGCCAGCGATGGGCCTGCCGGTTACGCTGGTGGCGCTGCTGATTTCCGTTGAACCGCTGATCGACATGGGCCGTACCGCGCTCAACGTCAGCGGCTCCATGACCGCAGGCACGCTGACCAGCCAGTGGCTGAAGCAGACGGATAAAGCCATCCTGAACAGCGATGACGAAGCTGAACTGGCGCACCGTTAA
- the cedA gene encoding cell division activator CedA — protein MKPLRHQNRPVISYVPRVEPAPPDHADRMEGFEDVWGLKGKYVAFVMSGDRFRRSPAFSSPEAAQRWANQLKQDEV, from the coding sequence ATGAAACCACTTCGTCATCAGAATCGTCCCGTTATCAGCTATGTTCCACGCGTGGAGCCGGCTCCGCCGGATCATGCGGATCGCATGGAGGGTTTTGAGGATGTCTGGGGGCTGAAGGGCAAATATGTGGCGTTTGTGATGTCCGGGGATCGTTTTCGCCGCTCGCCCGCCTTCAGCAGCCCCGAAGCCGCCCAGCGCTGGGCGAACCAGCTCAAACAGGATGAGGTATAG
- the katE gene encoding catalase HPII gives MSNDEKRPNHEAPFHDARSSEPGMGSLAPADGAHRPSPAPTPPGEQPTAPGSLKAPDVTNDKLGALETFRKGGENEALTTNQGVRIANDQNSLRAGTRGPTLLEDFILREKITHFDHERIPERIVHARGSAAHGYFQPYKSLSDITKAAFLSDPQKITPVFVRFSTVQGGAGSADTVRDIRGFATKFYTEEGIFDLVGNNTPVFFIQDAHKFPDFVHAVKPEPHWAIPQGQSAHDTFWDYVSLQPETLHNVMWAMSDRGIPRSYRTMEGFGIHTFRFINAEGKGTFVRFHWKPVAGKASLIWDESQKLTGRDPDFHRRDLWEAIEAGDYPEYELGVQLIPEEDEFKFDFDLLDATKLIPEELVPVQLVGKMVLNRNPDNFFAENEQAAFHPGHIVPGLDFSNDPLLQGRLFSYTDTQISRLGGPNFHEIPINRPTCPYHNFQRDGMHRMDIDTNPANYEPNSINDNWPRETPPAPKAGGFESHQERIEGHKIRERSPSFGEYYSQPRLFWQSQTPVEQRHIIDAFSFELSKVVRSYIRERVVDHLCHIDISLAHPVANNLGITLTDEQMHVAPPKDVNGLKKDPSLSLYAVPGGSVKGRVVAVLLNDHVKSSDLLAMLQALKSHGVHAKLLYSRMGSVTADDGSQLEVAGTFAGSPSVTVDAVLVPGGAASALADNGDAVYYLLEAYKHLKAIGLMGDARGLKRHLAVPDTGEEGIVEADDASGSFMDDFIHQLACHRVWARTPKVASIPA, from the coding sequence ATGTCGAATGATGAGAAACGCCCTAACCATGAAGCCCCGTTCCACGACGCGCGCTCATCTGAGCCAGGCATGGGGTCGCTGGCGCCTGCCGATGGCGCCCACCGCCCTTCTCCGGCACCCACCCCGCCAGGCGAGCAGCCGACCGCGCCAGGCAGCCTGAAGGCGCCGGATGTCACGAACGATAAGCTCGGCGCGCTGGAGACCTTTCGCAAAGGCGGTGAGAATGAGGCGCTGACAACCAACCAGGGCGTGCGCATCGCCAACGATCAGAACTCGCTGCGCGCCGGCACCCGCGGCCCGACGCTGCTGGAAGATTTCATCCTGCGGGAAAAAATCACGCACTTCGACCACGAGCGTATTCCTGAGCGTATCGTCCACGCGCGCGGCTCTGCCGCCCACGGCTACTTTCAGCCATATAAAAGCCTGAGCGATATCACCAAAGCCGCGTTCTTAAGCGATCCGCAGAAAATCACGCCGGTATTTGTGCGCTTCTCTACGGTACAGGGCGGCGCGGGCTCCGCGGATACGGTGCGCGATATCCGCGGCTTCGCCACCAAGTTTTATACCGAAGAAGGGATTTTCGATCTGGTCGGCAACAATACGCCGGTGTTTTTTATTCAGGACGCCCATAAGTTCCCGGATTTCGTTCATGCCGTGAAGCCGGAGCCGCACTGGGCCATTCCGCAGGGCCAGAGCGCGCATGACACCTTCTGGGATTACGTGTCGCTCCAGCCGGAAACGCTGCATAACGTTATGTGGGCGATGTCTGACCGCGGTATTCCGCGCAGCTACCGCACCATGGAAGGCTTTGGCATTCACACTTTCCGCTTTATCAACGCCGAAGGCAAAGGCACCTTTGTGCGCTTCCACTGGAAGCCGGTGGCGGGTAAAGCGTCGCTTATCTGGGATGAATCGCAGAAACTCACCGGGCGCGATCCGGATTTCCACCGTCGCGATCTCTGGGAGGCCATCGAAGCGGGCGACTACCCGGAATATGAACTCGGCGTGCAGCTGATCCCGGAAGAGGACGAGTTTAAGTTTGATTTTGACCTGCTCGATGCCACCAAGCTCATCCCGGAAGAGCTGGTGCCGGTGCAGCTGGTCGGCAAAATGGTGCTGAACCGCAACCCGGATAACTTCTTCGCTGAAAACGAACAGGCCGCTTTCCATCCGGGCCATATCGTGCCGGGGCTGGATTTCAGCAACGATCCGCTGCTCCAGGGCCGTCTGTTCTCTTACACCGACACCCAGATAAGCCGTCTCGGCGGGCCGAACTTCCACGAAATCCCGATTAACCGCCCGACCTGCCCGTACCATAATTTCCAGCGCGACGGCATGCACCGGATGGATATCGATACCAATCCGGCCAACTACGAGCCAAACTCGATCAACGACAACTGGCCGCGCGAGACGCCGCCTGCGCCAAAAGCGGGAGGGTTTGAAAGCCATCAGGAACGTATTGAGGGCCATAAGATCCGCGAGCGCAGCCCGTCGTTTGGCGAATATTACTCTCAGCCGCGCCTCTTCTGGCAGAGCCAGACGCCGGTTGAGCAGCGCCATATCATCGACGCCTTCAGCTTTGAACTGAGCAAAGTCGTGCGCAGCTATATTCGCGAGCGCGTGGTGGATCACCTCTGCCATATCGATATTTCGCTGGCGCATCCGGTGGCCAATAACCTTGGCATTACGCTTACCGACGAGCAGATGCACGTCGCGCCGCCGAAGGACGTCAACGGGCTGAAGAAAGATCCGTCGCTGAGCCTGTACGCGGTGCCCGGCGGCTCCGTGAAAGGCCGCGTGGTCGCGGTGCTGCTTAACGACCATGTGAAATCCTCCGATCTGCTCGCCATGCTGCAGGCGCTGAAATCGCACGGCGTACACGCCAAACTGCTCTACAGCCGTATGGGTAGCGTAACGGCGGATGATGGCTCGCAACTGGAAGTCGCGGGCACGTTTGCCGGATCGCCATCCGTGACGGTCGATGCCGTACTGGTGCCGGGTGGTGCGGCGAGCGCCCTTGCCGATAACGGCGATGCGGTCTATTACCTGCTGGAGGCGTATAAACACCTGAAAGCGATCGGTCTGATGGGCGACGCACGCGGTCTGAAGCGCCATCTGGCGGTGCCGGACACCGGCGAAGAAGGCATTGTCGAAGCCGACGACGCCTCCGGCAGCTTTATGGATGATTTCATCCACCAGCTCGCCTGCCACCGCGTCTGGGCGCGCACGCCGAAAGTGGCCTCAATTCCGGCTTAA
- the osmE gene encoding osmotically-inducible lipoprotein OsmE, which produces MNKKFAGFLGAAAVMTMLAGCTAYDRTADQFTQPVVKDVKKGMSRQQVMQIAGKPSSEVTMIHARGTCQTYILGSRNGKTETYFVALDDTGHVMNSGYQTCAEYDTDPQAPKK; this is translated from the coding sequence ATGAACAAGAAGTTTGCAGGGTTTTTGGGTGCAGCGGCTGTTATGACGATGCTGGCAGGGTGTACCGCTTACGATCGCACCGCCGATCAGTTTACCCAGCCGGTAGTTAAAGACGTGAAAAAAGGCATGAGCCGTCAGCAGGTGATGCAGATTGCCGGTAAACCGTCTTCTGAAGTGACCATGATCCACGCTCGCGGTACCTGCCAGACCTATATTCTGGGCAGCCGTAACGGCAAAACCGAAACCTATTTCGTCGCGCTGGACGATACGGGCCACGTGATGAACTCCGGCTACCAGACCTGTGCCGAGTACGACACCGACCCGCAGGCACCGAAGAAATAA
- the nadE gene encoding ammonia-dependent NAD(+) synthetase, translating to MALQQEIIQALGVKPQIDAHEEIRRSVDFLKSYLKTYPFLKTLVLGISGGQDSTLAGKLSQLAISELRDETGDQSYQFIAVRLPFGVQFDEKDCQDALAFIQPDKVLTVNIKEAVLASEKALREAGIELSDFVRGNEKARERMKAQYSIAGMTKGVVVGTDHAAEAVTGFFTKYGDGGTDINPLFRLNKRQGKLLLKTLGCPEHLYLKVPTADLEDDRPSLPDEVALGVTYDNIDDYLEGKQIDEKISQIIDGWYVKTEHKRRPPITIFDDFWKQ from the coding sequence ATGGCATTACAACAAGAAATTATTCAGGCACTTGGTGTGAAACCGCAGATTGACGCTCACGAAGAGATCCGCCGCAGCGTCGATTTTCTCAAATCCTATCTGAAAACGTATCCGTTCCTGAAAACCCTGGTGCTCGGCATCAGCGGCGGTCAGGATTCCACGCTTGCAGGCAAACTGAGCCAGCTTGCCATCAGCGAACTGCGCGATGAAACCGGCGATCAGAGCTATCAGTTTATCGCGGTGCGCCTGCCTTTCGGCGTGCAGTTCGACGAAAAAGATTGTCAGGATGCGCTGGCGTTTATCCAGCCGGATAAAGTGCTGACGGTCAACATTAAAGAAGCGGTGCTGGCGAGCGAGAAAGCGCTGCGCGAAGCAGGCATTGAGCTGAGCGATTTTGTGCGCGGCAACGAAAAAGCACGTGAGCGTATGAAAGCGCAGTACAGCATCGCCGGGATGACCAAAGGCGTTGTCGTGGGCACCGATCATGCGGCCGAAGCCGTCACTGGCTTTTTCACCAAATATGGCGATGGCGGCACCGACATCAACCCGCTGTTCCGTCTTAATAAACGCCAGGGCAAACTGCTGCTGAAAACCCTGGGCTGCCCGGAGCATCTTTACCTTAAAGTGCCGACCGCCGATCTCGAAGACGACCGCCCGTCCCTGCCGGATGAAGTGGCGCTCGGCGTGACGTACGACAACATCGACGATTACCTGGAAGGTAAACAGATTGATGAAAAAATCAGCCAGATCATCGACGGCTGGTATGTGAAAACCGAGCACAAACGTCGCCCGCCGATCACGATTTTCGACGATTTCTGGAAACAGTAA
- the yddG gene encoding aromatic amino acid DMT transporter YddG produces MSVSPQRATLPGLLAILLWSTSVGLLRSISEAFGPVGGAALIYTVSSLCLMVSPGIIHPGRLPRRYVIIGGALFVGYEICLALAIGLAHTRAQSLELGMINYLWPSLTVLLAVLINGQRCRVWLWPGLLLAIAGVFQVLKGNGDWSPAQLWLNMQDNPPAYGLAFSAALVWALYCNLTRRWSNGQNGVALFFCATAAVLWLQYSLAPQPPMQLSLSAVAQLLFMGLSTATAYAAWNYSIQHGNMTLLATASYFTPVLSALLASLWLGLAPGIAFWQGVAMVVAGSLLCWLATRNLN; encoded by the coding sequence ATGTCAGTTTCCCCGCAGCGCGCTACGCTGCCTGGCCTGCTGGCCATTCTGCTCTGGAGCACCTCCGTCGGTTTATTGCGCAGCATCAGCGAGGCGTTCGGCCCGGTGGGTGGCGCAGCGCTGATTTATACCGTCAGTTCGCTCTGTTTGATGGTGTCGCCAGGGATCATTCACCCTGGCCGCTTACCGCGCCGCTATGTAATCATCGGCGGTGCGCTCTTCGTTGGCTATGAAATCTGCCTCGCGCTGGCGATTGGGCTTGCGCACACCCGCGCGCAGTCGCTGGAGCTTGGGATGATCAACTACCTGTGGCCGAGCCTGACGGTGCTGCTGGCGGTGCTCATCAACGGCCAGCGCTGCCGCGTCTGGCTCTGGCCTGGGCTGCTGCTCGCGATCGCGGGCGTGTTTCAGGTGCTGAAAGGCAACGGCGACTGGTCGCCCGCGCAGCTCTGGCTCAATATGCAGGATAACCCGCCAGCCTATGGTCTCGCGTTCAGCGCCGCGCTGGTCTGGGCGCTCTACTGCAATCTGACGCGCCGCTGGAGCAACGGGCAGAACGGCGTGGCGCTCTTTTTCTGCGCTACCGCCGCCGTCCTCTGGCTGCAATATAGCCTCGCGCCGCAGCCGCCGATGCAGCTTTCGCTTTCTGCCGTCGCGCAACTGCTCTTTATGGGGCTTTCCACCGCGACCGCCTACGCCGCCTGGAACTACAGTATTCAGCACGGCAATATGACGCTGCTCGCCACCGCCTCTTACTTCACGCCGGTGCTCTCGGCGCTGCTGGCAAGCTTGTGGCTCGGCCTCGCGCCGGGCATCGCGTTCTGGCAGGGCGTGGCGATGGTGGTGGCAGGCTCCCTGCTCTGCTGGCTCGCCACGCGCAATCTCAACTAA
- the cho gene encoding excinuclease Cho, producing the protein MVRRTGAPRLEFEKAAIYEYPEHLRPWLDDLPKHPGVYVFHGESESMPLYIGKSVNIRSRVLSHLRTPDEASMLRQSRRITFIRTAGEIGALLLEAQMIKEQQPLFNKRLRRNRQLCSLQFKGEKPEVVYARDVDFSHQPGLYGLFSSRRAALGTLQSIADEQQLCYGLLGLESVRPGRACFRSALKRCAGACCGKEPLEAHNARLMEALERMRVICWPWDGPVGLRESFGDMTQYHIIHNWYWLGSVASLSDAANISRAPQGFDNDGYRILCKPLISGEHEIVEIGAHAPQR; encoded by the coding sequence GTGGTAAGGCGTACTGGCGCGCCGCGGCTGGAGTTTGAAAAAGCGGCAATTTATGAATATCCCGAGCATCTGCGTCCGTGGCTTGACGATCTGCCAAAGCACCCTGGCGTCTATGTTTTTCATGGCGAAAGCGAAAGCATGCCGCTTTATATCGGCAAGAGCGTCAATATTCGCAGCCGGGTGCTGTCGCACCTGCGCACGCCGGATGAAGCCTCCATGCTGCGTCAGTCGCGGCGCATCACGTTTATCCGCACTGCGGGTGAAATCGGCGCGCTGCTCTTAGAAGCGCAGATGATCAAAGAGCAGCAGCCGCTGTTTAATAAGCGCCTGCGCCGTAACCGCCAGCTCTGCTCCTTGCAGTTCAAGGGCGAAAAGCCAGAAGTGGTTTACGCGCGCGATGTCGATTTCTCGCACCAGCCAGGCCTATATGGTCTCTTTTCGAGCCGCCGCGCGGCGCTCGGCACGTTGCAGTCTATCGCCGACGAACAACAGCTCTGCTACGGCCTGCTGGGGCTGGAGTCGGTGCGCCCGGGGCGCGCCTGTTTCCGCTCGGCGCTGAAACGCTGCGCGGGGGCCTGCTGCGGCAAAGAGCCGCTGGAGGCGCACAACGCGCGTCTGATGGAGGCGCTGGAGCGCATGCGCGTTATCTGCTGGCCGTGGGACGGCCCGGTCGGGCTGCGGGAGAGTTTCGGTGACATGACGCAGTACCATATCATCCATAACTGGTACTGGCTGGGATCGGTCGCCTCGTTAAGCGACGCGGCGAACATCTCGCGCGCGCCGCAGGGCTTTGATAACGACGGCTATCGCATTCTGTGCAAGCCGCTTATCAGCGGCGAGCATGAAATAGTGGAAATCGGCGCGCACGCGCCTCAGAGATAA
- the ves gene encoding environmental stress-induced protein Ves: MEFFDVKKMPVNLWRNGAGETREICCYPPSRDFNWRASIASLASNGEFNVVPQVDRVVTLLDGGEVTLLGGGAFRHTLKRHQPFTFAGEHPVRAELTDGRMSLDFNLMTRRDRCRAQVRVADRTFTTGRARGGIVYVLSGAWQLNDKLLTPEQGAWWQEGSHTLRLLKAEGQVLFSEITYL; the protein is encoded by the coding sequence ATGGAATTTTTCGACGTCAAAAAGATGCCGGTGAACCTGTGGCGTAATGGCGCAGGCGAAACCCGCGAGATCTGTTGTTATCCGCCGAGCCGGGATTTTAACTGGCGCGCCAGCATTGCTTCTCTCGCCAGTAATGGTGAATTTAACGTTGTGCCGCAGGTTGACCGCGTGGTGACGCTGCTTGATGGCGGCGAAGTCACGCTGCTTGGCGGCGGCGCGTTTCGCCATACCTTAAAACGTCATCAGCCGTTTACCTTCGCGGGCGAACACCCGGTACGCGCCGAGCTGACCGACGGGCGCATGTCGCTGGATTTCAATCTGATGACCCGGCGCGATCGCTGTCGCGCGCAGGTGCGCGTCGCCGATCGCACGTTTACAACCGGCCGAGCGCGCGGCGGTATCGTGTATGTCTTAAGCGGCGCCTGGCAGCTTAACGATAAACTGCTGACGCCGGAGCAGGGCGCCTGGTGGCAGGAGGGAAGTCATACCCTCCGGCTGCTGAAGGCCGAAGGGCAGGTGCTGTTCAGCGAAATTACTTATCTCTGA
- the spy gene encoding ATP-independent periplasmic protein-refolding chaperone Spy: MRKLTAIFVASTLALGAANLAQAAETPAPDANNAPMMHHKGPRGPHHDMMFQGLNLTDAQKQQIRDIRKAQREKFERPSLEERRAMHNLIASDSFDKDKAQAQIDKMEAQHKARMLAHIETQNKIYNVLTPEQKKQFNANFEKRLTERPAPEGKMPADTE; encoded by the coding sequence ATGCGTAAATTAACGGCTATCTTCGTTGCTTCCACCCTGGCGCTTGGTGCGGCTAATCTGGCACAGGCGGCGGAGACCCCGGCACCTGACGCGAATAACGCACCGATGATGCACCATAAAGGTCCGCGCGGCCCGCATCACGATATGATGTTCCAGGGCCTGAACCTGACCGATGCGCAGAAGCAGCAAATTCGCGACATCCGTAAAGCCCAGCGCGAAAAATTCGAGCGCCCGTCTCTGGAAGAACGCCGCGCGATGCACAACCTGATCGCCAGCGACAGCTTCGATAAAGACAAAGCGCAGGCCCAGATTGATAAAATGGAAGCGCAGCACAAAGCCCGTATGCTGGCGCACATCGAAACTCAGAACAAAATCTATAACGTGCTGACGCCGGAGCAGAAAAAGCAATTTAATGCCAATTTTGAGAAGCGTCTGACAGAACGTCCGGCTCCGGAAGGTAAAATGCCCGCAGATACAGAATAA
- the astE gene encoding succinylglutamate desuccinylase, with translation MDDFIGKTLRGETPARTTLQRGGVTIEWLDEGILQLTPAGEVRGALVVSAGIHGNETAPVEMLEQLLAPMVRGEQPLVWRLLVVLGSPAALRAGRRFIDYDLNRLFGGRWQTATPGVETARAQRLEQALETFFAAGDETVRWHLDLHTAIRASRFPRFGVLPARTTAWPEDFLTWLGDAGLQALVFHRAPGGTFTHFSCERFGALSCTLELGKALPFGQNDLSQFAPTQRALSALLDGSPAPAALDAPRRFEVAQQITRRSDRFVLHMSAETENFTAFSAGTLLAEDDDERYYAQENERVLFPNPSVALGLRAGLMLREIK, from the coding sequence GTGGACGATTTTATTGGTAAGACGCTGCGCGGCGAGACGCCCGCAAGGACAACGCTGCAACGCGGCGGTGTGACTATCGAGTGGCTGGATGAAGGCATTCTGCAACTGACGCCCGCGGGCGAGGTGCGCGGCGCGCTGGTGGTGAGCGCGGGCATTCACGGTAATGAAACCGCGCCGGTTGAGATGCTGGAGCAGCTCCTCGCGCCGATGGTGCGCGGCGAACAACCGCTCGTCTGGCGACTGCTGGTGGTGCTCGGCAGCCCGGCGGCGCTGCGGGCCGGTCGCCGGTTTATCGATTACGATCTCAATCGTTTGTTTGGCGGGCGCTGGCAAACCGCCACGCCGGGTGTGGAAACCGCCCGCGCCCAACGTCTTGAGCAGGCGCTGGAGACGTTTTTCGCGGCGGGCGATGAAACGGTGCGCTGGCATCTGGATCTGCATACCGCCATTCGCGCGTCGCGCTTCCCGCGCTTTGGCGTACTGCCCGCGCGCACTACGGCGTGGCCGGAGGATTTTCTCACCTGGCTTGGCGACGCCGGGCTACAGGCGTTGGTGTTTCACCGCGCGCCGGGCGGCACCTTCACGCACTTTTCGTGCGAGCGCTTTGGGGCGCTGAGCTGCACGCTGGAGCTCGGAAAGGCGCTGCCGTTCGGCCAGAACGATCTCAGCCAGTTCGCGCCAACGCAGCGGGCGCTGTCAGCGTTGCTGGATGGCTCGCCAGCCCCTGCGGCGCTGGATGCGCCGCGCCGCTTTGAGGTGGCGCAGCAAATCACCCGTCGCAGCGATCGCTTTGTGTTGCATATGTCCGCTGAGACCGAAAATTTCACGGCATTCAGCGCAGGCACGCTGCTCGCGGAAGATGACGATGAGCGCTATTACGCCCAGGAAAATGAACGGGTGCTGTTTCCGAATCCGTCCGTCGCGCTTGGTTTACGCGCGGGATTAATGCTGCGGGAAATAAAATAA
- the astB gene encoding N-succinylarginine dihydrolase: MKAREVNFDGLVGLTHHYAGLSFGNEASTKHRFQVSNPKLAAKQGLAKMKALADAGFPQAVIPPQERPNLAALRQIGFTGSDQQVLEKAWRAAPHLLSAASSASSMWVANAATVCPSADALDGKVHLTVANLNNKFHRASEAPGTERLLRVIFRDESRFAVHGALPQVAMFGDEGAANHNRLGGDYGEPGLQLFIYGREESGALVPARYPARQTLEASQAVARLNQVDPQRVMFAQQNPAVIDQGVFHNDVIAVSNRQVLFCHEHAFLHQQALFDALAEKVPGFTPLVVPAGEVSVQDAVETYLFNSQLLSRDDGSMVLVLPEESRRHEGVWRYLNTLLAADNPVSELKVFDLRESMANGGGPACLRLRVVLTDDERQAVNPAVMMNDALFTRLNAWVDKYYRDRLTQEDLVDPQLLREGREALDELSRLLSLGNVYPFQQ, from the coding sequence ATGAAAGCACGTGAAGTCAACTTTGACGGACTGGTGGGGCTGACCCACCACTACGCCGGGCTCTCTTTCGGTAATGAAGCCTCGACGAAACATCGTTTTCAGGTCTCTAACCCGAAGCTCGCCGCAAAGCAGGGGCTGGCGAAGATGAAAGCGCTGGCGGACGCCGGTTTCCCGCAGGCGGTGATCCCGCCGCAGGAACGCCCAAACCTCGCGGCGCTGCGCCAGATTGGTTTTACCGGCAGCGATCAACAGGTGCTGGAGAAAGCCTGGCGCGCCGCGCCGCATTTGCTCTCCGCCGCCAGCTCGGCGTCGTCGATGTGGGTGGCGAACGCCGCAACGGTCTGTCCTTCCGCCGACGCGCTGGATGGCAAAGTGCATCTGACCGTGGCGAACCTTAACAATAAATTCCACCGCGCCAGCGAAGCGCCCGGCACCGAACGGCTGCTGCGGGTGATTTTCCGCGATGAATCCCGTTTCGCCGTACACGGCGCGCTGCCGCAGGTGGCGATGTTCGGCGACGAAGGCGCGGCCAACCATAACCGGCTTGGCGGCGACTACGGCGAGCCGGGGCTTCAGCTTTTCATCTACGGGCGCGAAGAGAGCGGGGCGCTGGTGCCCGCCCGCTACCCGGCGCGCCAGACGCTGGAAGCGTCGCAGGCTGTGGCGCGGCTTAACCAGGTGGATCCGCAGCGCGTTATGTTCGCGCAGCAAAACCCGGCGGTGATCGACCAGGGCGTGTTTCATAACGATGTCATTGCGGTTTCCAACCGCCAGGTACTGTTCTGCCATGAGCACGCGTTTTTGCATCAGCAGGCGCTGTTCGACGCGCTTGCTGAAAAAGTACCGGGCTTTACGCCGCTGGTGGTGCCCGCAGGCGAGGTGTCGGTGCAGGACGCGGTGGAAACCTACCTTTTCAACAGCCAACTGCTGAGCCGCGACGACGGTTCCATGGTGCTGGTGCTGCCGGAGGAGTCGCGCCGCCATGAAGGCGTCTGGCGTTATCTGAATACGCTGCTGGCGGCGGATAACCCGGTTAGCGAGCTGAAAGTTTTTGATTTGCGTGAAAGCATGGCCAACGGCGGCGGCCCCGCCTGTCTGCGCCTGCGCGTGGTGCTGACGGACGACGAGCGCCAGGCGGTGAACCCGGCGGTGATGATGAACGACGCGCTCTTTACGCGGCTTAACGCGTGGGTGGATAAATATTACCGTGACCGGCTGACGCAGGAAGATCTGGTGGACCCGCAGTTGCTACGCGAAGGGCGCGAGGCGCTGGATGAACTGTCGCGCCTGCTTTCGCTCGGCAATGTCTATCCGTTCCAGCAGTAA